One genomic window of Paenibacillus xylanilyticus includes the following:
- a CDS encoding YczE/YyaS/YitT family protein, translated as MKYVFFCVGILILTLGISLTIHSDLGTSPFDALLVGLSVQVGLSVGSWEMIIALLLLCCNSLILRRRPEVLGLLTALITGIGIDIWLFLLHSWSVPELWLTKWAYMVIGLILIGLGTATYLLTHFAPIPLDRLTLIVQELMRTNLFAARTCIYLIFLGLALTLKGPIGMGTILTVCLGGFLLNIFMPLTKRILERFIQQPSSWSDS; from the coding sequence TTGAAATATGTCTTTTTTTGCGTTGGAATCTTGATATTGACTCTTGGTATCTCATTAACAATCCATTCCGATCTCGGGACATCTCCTTTTGACGCTCTTTTGGTAGGTTTATCCGTTCAGGTGGGGCTCTCTGTAGGCAGCTGGGAGATGATCATAGCGTTGCTTCTGTTATGCTGTAATTCGCTCATACTGAGAAGGAGACCGGAAGTTTTAGGATTGTTGACCGCATTAATTACGGGAATTGGCATCGATATTTGGCTTTTTCTATTGCATAGCTGGTCTGTACCTGAGTTATGGCTAACTAAATGGGCATACATGGTCATCGGCCTGATCCTCATCGGGTTAGGAACTGCCACATACTTATTGACCCATTTTGCACCGATTCCGTTGGACCGATTAACATTAATTGTGCAGGAACTTATGCGAACGAATCTCTTTGCAGCCAGAACGTGCATTTATCTTATTTTTCTTGGATTAGCATTGACCCTAAAAGGACCCATCGGGATGGGAACAATCCTAACCGTTTGTTTAGGCGGATTCCTATTGAATATCTTCATGCCTTTGACCAAAAGAATTTTGGAACGTTTCATCCAACAGCCCAGCTCATGGTCAGATTCATGA
- a CDS encoding helix-turn-helix domain-containing protein — MDIPKGTYGFRFAEDPELQLCKLYAAGSDSISNPSYHWDGLTRSDGPLLLFQYTLSGQGIYESRGQLHHVSAGQAFLAEIPGPHRYYYHPESREPWEFLFLLFRPHLILPHWRKFLREAGEVPYLPADCAPVKLLRMIVNDAAAGRISDPLIASSSVYQFMTELARLQVTTLRNKHAWPDNIKRAAEFIEQHYSQMISIDQLAEHVSLSKYHLIRRFSASTGLTPVAYLTRIRMDKAMELLRGTEYSIDMIAELIGYSSGSYFIKAFRTMTGLTPGEFRSGGESLAYRKLFFD; from the coding sequence ATGGACATACCCAAAGGTACGTATGGCTTTCGATTCGCTGAAGATCCGGAACTGCAGCTATGTAAATTATATGCGGCAGGCTCTGATAGCATCAGCAATCCTTCCTATCATTGGGACGGATTGACACGAAGCGATGGGCCTCTCCTTCTTTTCCAGTACACGCTTTCTGGTCAGGGAATATACGAATCAAGAGGACAGCTGCACCATGTCTCTGCCGGACAAGCTTTTCTTGCCGAGATCCCTGGACCTCATCGCTATTACTATCACCCTGAATCCAGAGAGCCGTGGGAATTTCTGTTTTTACTATTCCGGCCACATCTAATTCTGCCTCACTGGCGTAAATTTTTGCGTGAAGCAGGGGAGGTCCCTTATCTCCCAGCAGACTGTGCACCAGTTAAATTATTGCGAATGATTGTGAACGACGCAGCAGCCGGCCGAATCTCCGATCCCTTGATCGCCTCCTCTTCGGTATATCAATTCATGACAGAACTGGCCAGATTACAGGTTACGACTCTGCGGAACAAGCATGCTTGGCCGGATAACATCAAGCGTGCAGCAGAATTTATAGAGCAGCACTATTCACAAATGATTAGTATTGATCAGTTAGCCGAACATGTCTCTTTATCGAAATATCATCTGATTCGGCGCTTCTCGGCCAGCACAGGACTTACTCCTGTTGCTTATTTAACTCGCATTCGCATGGACAAAGCCATGGAACTGCTTCGGGGAACCGAATATAGTATCGATATGATTGCCGAGCTTATCGGGTATTCCAGCGGAAGTTATTTTATTAAAGCATTTCGTACCATGACCGGACTTACACCGGGGGAGTTCCGCAGCGGAGGCGAGAGCCTTGCTTATCGAAAACTGTTCTTTGATTAA
- a CDS encoding APC family permease codes for MSQNITLKRNLSLSHVVTMGLAWMSPMIFFTSFGVLHEGSQGMLLAAYVLAFVAILFTAGSYGQMAKAFPVSGSAYTYVSQAMNPFIGFLVGWVILLDYLFSCIVAVLMFGINLHAQFPSIPSPVWIVLLTLIVMTINIIGIKTSANVNKIFVMMQIIFIASFCAFLVYKAVTQGVSAGFNPLHSVEGVPFSAVMAGASLVCFSFLGFDSITTMAEETRKPEKTIPRAILIIVSVAGIMYFATAYLIQQMYPSFTFTHMDAAGFELMQVIGGGTLASIFTFVVIFSVLAQGMSSMTTVSRLLFVMGRSSLLPRKFSSVHPKFRTPVFNIVLVSVISLAALFISLETAIMFVSFGALTAFLFVNLSVICHYIIREKKRSVQDWIVRMIFPLLGALFILYLITQLEASSLLLGTGWIGLGLVLYVNQRMRSSSVSKTLPEVEEAM; via the coding sequence ATGTCACAAAATATAACACTAAAAAGAAATCTCTCCTTGAGCCATGTGGTGACCATGGGACTGGCCTGGATGTCTCCCATGATTTTTTTCACAAGTTTCGGCGTGCTGCATGAGGGTTCACAAGGTATGCTCCTAGCCGCCTATGTCCTCGCTTTTGTAGCCATTTTATTTACAGCTGGCAGCTACGGGCAGATGGCCAAGGCTTTTCCAGTGTCAGGTTCGGCGTATACGTATGTAAGCCAGGCTATGAATCCGTTTATCGGTTTCCTGGTGGGCTGGGTGATTTTGCTTGATTATCTGTTTTCCTGCATTGTAGCTGTACTCATGTTTGGCATTAATCTACATGCTCAGTTTCCCTCCATCCCTTCTCCTGTCTGGATTGTGCTTCTAACCCTAATTGTGATGACCATCAACATCATCGGCATCAAAACGTCAGCAAACGTCAATAAAATCTTTGTTATGATGCAGATCATTTTTATAGCTAGTTTCTGTGCCTTTCTTGTATACAAAGCAGTGACCCAAGGCGTGTCCGCAGGATTTAATCCTCTTCATTCCGTAGAAGGAGTTCCTTTCTCCGCCGTAATGGCAGGTGCATCTCTTGTCTGTTTCTCTTTCCTTGGTTTTGACTCCATCACAACGATGGCGGAAGAAACGCGAAAACCCGAAAAAACGATACCGCGGGCCATCCTGATTATCGTTAGCGTTGCCGGAATCATGTATTTTGCAACGGCATATTTAATTCAACAAATGTATCCTTCGTTCACTTTTACACATATGGACGCTGCCGGATTCGAATTAATGCAGGTTATAGGCGGAGGAACGCTTGCATCCATCTTCACCTTTGTCGTTATTTTCTCCGTGCTCGCACAGGGCATGTCCTCCATGACAACCGTTTCAAGGCTGCTGTTCGTCATGGGTAGATCCTCCTTGCTTCCTCGGAAATTCAGTTCTGTACACCCCAAATTTCGTACACCTGTGTTCAACATTGTGCTGGTCAGCGTCATTTCCCTGGCTGCCTTATTCATTAGTCTGGAGACCGCCATCATGTTTGTCAGTTTCGGTGCGCTAACGGCTTTCCTGTTCGTTAATCTTTCCGTTATCTGTCACTACATCATTCGCGAGAAAAAACGCAGTGTGCAGGACTGGATTGTGAGAATGATCTTTCCCTTGTTAGGCGCATTGTTCATTCTATATCTCATCACTCAACTTGAAGCTTCCTCTTTGCTCCTTGGTACGGGCTGGATCGGTCTTGGCCTCGTTCTGTATGTGAATCAACGTATGAGATCCTCTTCGGTATCCAAGACATTGCCAGAGGTTGAAGAGGCCATGTGA
- a CDS encoding urea amidolyase associated protein UAAP1: MTALFTMTMQPGSKWSAHVGRGKSITLKATGDRANVSALFFHAQDPAERYNMPDTLKAQHTAFLTRGNILMTDQGKALASITEDSVGWHDPLSGYTTREGTDDKYGKTTYQDQRNDWLRSGEENFKVELFRNNLSPRDIGVPVNFFSKVVCELDGTMNYSLQETAERSVTLRTEMDMLLVLSNTPHPLDPSGQYPDASIVVSVADAEPVSDMDPCVLHCDENRRAFENTWNAYALLKGAN; encoded by the coding sequence ATGACAGCCCTATTTACAATGACGATGCAGCCTGGAAGCAAATGGTCTGCTCATGTAGGAAGAGGAAAATCCATTACATTAAAGGCAACAGGGGATCGTGCCAATGTGTCGGCATTGTTCTTCCATGCACAAGATCCAGCGGAACGGTACAACATGCCGGATACGCTCAAAGCCCAACATACCGCTTTTTTGACACGAGGCAATATATTGATGACGGATCAAGGAAAGGCACTTGCTTCCATAACGGAGGATTCCGTAGGGTGGCATGATCCTTTATCGGGATATACAACCCGAGAGGGTACGGATGACAAGTATGGAAAGACCACATATCAGGATCAGCGCAATGACTGGCTGAGAAGCGGTGAAGAGAACTTCAAGGTTGAACTGTTCCGGAACAATCTGTCACCACGTGATATCGGGGTGCCGGTCAACTTTTTCTCCAAAGTCGTTTGTGAGCTGGACGGAACGATGAATTACTCGCTGCAGGAAACGGCAGAACGCTCAGTGACCCTCCGGACAGAAATGGATATGCTGCTGGTGTTATCGAACACACCTCACCCGCTTGATCCTTCGGGACAATACCCGGACGCATCGATCGTTGTTTCCGTTGCAGATGCTGAACCTGTTTCTGACATGGACCCGTGTGTACTGCACTGTGATGAGAATCGGAGAGCCTTTGAAAATACGTGGAACGCTTATGCTTTGTTGAAAGGAGCGAACTAA
- a CDS encoding allophanate hydrolase, with translation MTVNAIPELMSISALRTGYLRGSFTPAEVVESIIERAKDTEDYHVWITRPSRERITPYLEKLQHLSITEYPLWGIPFAIKDNIEVQGWPVTAGCPEFSSVSEQHAIVVERLIAAGAIPVGKTNLDQFATGLVGTRSPYGETCNALRPELISGGSSSGSAVAVALGQAAFSLGTDTAGSGRIPAALHGLVGYKPAVGAWPSTGLVPACRSIDCITVFTHELEDAVSVDRIVRGPHAEDAFSKTRPLGPTRAPAKWLLPKGELTFFGPFAEAYETAWQGAKQTLLQSGVDVEEVDISMLQEAAALLYEGPLVAERWADLEMFAQQHPGALFPVTEKVLRTGGKDTFTAAALFRAQHRLAEIRRSTAEWLHNAVLVLPTCGGTWTREQVQQDPIQTNSHMGLYTNHCNLLDLSAIAVPAGKAAEDMPFGITLFTLPEQEASMVEAARIFEPHHNRFLVAVCGLHMRGMSLEPQMTGLGAFFVEETRTAPEYRLYKLITSPAKPGLVHTLEEGTSIDLELWSMPLSSFGSFTAAIPAPLGIGKIKLQDGRLVCGFISEASAAQDAVDLSHLGGWRNIVSGETVGTK, from the coding sequence ATGACGGTAAATGCCATCCCTGAATTGATGTCGATCAGTGCTCTGCGTACAGGATATCTACGAGGAAGCTTCACACCGGCGGAAGTGGTGGAGAGCATCATCGAGCGGGCAAAGGATACGGAGGATTACCATGTCTGGATCACACGGCCGTCTAGGGAACGCATTACGCCATACCTGGAGAAACTTCAGCACTTGTCCATTACCGAATATCCACTGTGGGGCATTCCATTTGCGATCAAAGATAACATTGAGGTTCAAGGGTGGCCTGTAACGGCTGGCTGTCCAGAGTTCTCATCGGTTTCGGAACAACATGCTATTGTTGTGGAACGACTTATTGCTGCAGGTGCCATACCTGTCGGGAAAACCAATCTGGACCAATTCGCCACAGGATTGGTTGGTACGAGAAGTCCATATGGGGAGACGTGTAACGCACTGCGGCCCGAACTGATCAGCGGAGGATCCAGTTCAGGCTCGGCCGTAGCCGTGGCACTGGGGCAAGCAGCGTTCTCACTTGGGACAGATACCGCCGGGTCAGGCCGAATTCCGGCTGCACTGCATGGTCTGGTTGGTTACAAACCTGCAGTAGGCGCATGGCCTTCCACTGGTTTGGTGCCTGCATGCCGCAGTATTGATTGCATTACCGTGTTTACCCATGAGCTCGAAGACGCTGTTTCCGTTGACCGGATCGTACGAGGCCCGCATGCCGAAGATGCTTTCTCTAAAACCCGTCCTTTAGGACCAACCCGTGCACCAGCCAAATGGTTGTTACCTAAGGGAGAATTAACTTTCTTTGGTCCCTTTGCTGAAGCGTATGAGACGGCTTGGCAAGGCGCCAAACAAACCTTGCTGCAATCAGGAGTAGATGTCGAGGAGGTGGATATCTCCATGCTGCAAGAGGCCGCAGCACTTCTGTATGAAGGACCGCTTGTAGCTGAACGATGGGCAGATCTGGAGATGTTCGCCCAGCAGCATCCAGGAGCGTTGTTTCCTGTAACGGAGAAAGTGCTCCGAACAGGCGGCAAGGATACATTTACAGCTGCTGCACTTTTCAGGGCACAGCACCGATTAGCCGAAATTCGGCGAAGCACGGCTGAATGGCTGCATAACGCCGTTCTTGTATTGCCAACCTGCGGAGGAACATGGACGAGAGAACAAGTGCAGCAGGATCCGATTCAAACCAACAGCCACATGGGATTGTACACGAATCATTGCAATTTGCTCGACTTGAGCGCCATTGCTGTTCCGGCAGGTAAGGCTGCAGAGGATATGCCTTTTGGAATAACCCTGTTCACATTGCCTGAGCAGGAAGCTTCCATGGTTGAAGCCGCAAGAATATTCGAGCCGCATCACAACCGTTTTTTGGTAGCTGTCTGCGGACTGCATATGAGAGGCATGTCACTGGAACCCCAGATGACTGGGTTAGGAGCCTTTTTTGTGGAGGAAACCCGAACCGCTCCAGAATATCGTCTGTACAAACTGATCACAAGTCCTGCAAAACCGGGCTTGGTGCACACCCTTGAAGAGGGGACATCCATTGATCTGGAATTGTGGAGCATGCCGCTATCCTCCTTTGGTTCATTCACAGCAGCCATTCCTGCTCCATTAGGTATAGGGAAAATTAAGCTTCAGGACGGCAGGCTGGTATGCGGATTCATCAGTGAAGCTTCGGCTGCCCAGGATGCTGTAGATCTGTCTCATCTGGGAGGCTGGAGAAATATCGTTTCGGGTGAAACAGTAGGCACGAAGTAG
- the uca gene encoding urea carboxylase: protein MFKKVLIANRGAIAVRIIRTLRRMGISSVAIYTTADRDSLHVELADEAVLIGEGPARESYVNAELVLQTAAETGADAIHPGYGFLSENAAFARACAERGITFIGPSPEHIELFGLKHTARAMAAEAGVPLLPGTSLIQSLDDAVQQAGNIGYPVMLKSTAGGGGIGMRVCEHEDVLREAFESVTRLASANFNDGGVFIEKYIARARHVEVQIFGTGNDEAVALGERDCSVQRRNQKIIEETPAPCLPDVIRQEMHECARRLAISAGYRNAGTVEFLYDPDEHRFYFLEVNTRLQVEHGVTEEVLGIDLVEWMVKEAAQGSESLNVTFPSPTGHSLQVRLYAEDCMNDFRPSDGRIDAIQWPDDVRIESWIQPGLNVTTLYDPMLAKLIVHASTRLEAINKMKNALRELRVYGVTTNQAYIEAFLDNDAFANGEVYTRMLSVFKPTEHAIEVLDGGVQTTVQDSPGRIGYWDIGVPPSGPMDQLAFRIGNRLLGNDAEAAGLEMTLRGGTYRFRDEMTFCLTGADMKAELDGVHVEPYTPTIASPDAVLTLGEAKQGMRTYLLVSGGLDMPITLGSSATFTLGGFGGHRGSALRTGAVLCVHEREGNAPVLLGPLRTERRPQYNNEWTIGVIPGPHCTDEYVLPAYLNQLTETTWEVHFNSSRTGVRLIGPAPLWARTDGGDAGLHPSNIHDNAYAVGALDLTGDMPILLGPDGPSLGGFVCPVTTATAELWKLGQLSPGDKVRFRLITVEEAEQLRAEQELYLRELDVPHELPVLVETSTGEYMPILAQAVEGRRFSITVRCSGDENILVEYGERELNLLYRFQAYVLMEAIKENGNIPYIELTPGIRSLQIHLDATRMTVKEAAARIMDLDLQLPELETIEVPSRIVKLPLSWDDPATKLAIERYQQNVRPDAPWCPSNLEFIRRMNGLGSLEEVAEIVFNASYLVMGLGDVYLGAPVAVPLDPRHRLVTTKYNPARTWTPENAVGIGGAYLCVYGMEGPGGYQFVGRTVQMWNSFRETSNFEAGKPWLLQFFDQLQFYPVSEAELLKMREEFPRGGFELQVEETTFHLGSYLNWLQTIENESGTFRQQQQSAFQAERNYWKELGIAEYVSEPEAAAALEEVEMPEGSQGMSSSMSGSVWKVLVEPGQEVRKGDTIIIEESMKMEFPQLAPTDGIIASIYVSPGDQIKSGDWIAAIIPTIKEEVAR, encoded by the coding sequence ATGTTTAAAAAGGTACTGATTGCGAATCGGGGTGCCATTGCGGTACGCATTATTCGAACTTTGCGTCGGATGGGTATCTCCAGTGTAGCTATTTACACAACAGCAGATCGAGACAGCCTACATGTTGAGCTTGCCGACGAAGCAGTACTGATCGGAGAAGGCCCCGCAAGAGAGAGTTACGTCAACGCTGAGTTGGTACTCCAGACAGCTGCAGAGACAGGGGCAGATGCGATTCATCCCGGGTATGGATTTCTGAGTGAGAACGCGGCTTTTGCCAGAGCGTGTGCTGAGCGAGGTATTACGTTTATCGGTCCCTCTCCTGAACATATTGAGCTCTTCGGCTTGAAGCATACGGCACGAGCAATGGCTGCAGAAGCTGGAGTGCCCTTACTGCCGGGCACAAGCCTGATACAATCTCTGGATGATGCGGTTCAACAAGCTGGAAACATTGGTTATCCTGTAATGTTGAAATCCACTGCCGGTGGTGGTGGAATCGGCATGCGGGTCTGTGAACACGAGGATGTGCTTAGGGAGGCATTTGAATCCGTAACCCGTTTGGCATCCGCCAATTTTAATGATGGGGGCGTGTTCATTGAAAAGTATATTGCACGTGCACGTCATGTCGAGGTTCAGATTTTTGGCACAGGTAACGATGAAGCAGTCGCATTGGGAGAGCGTGATTGTTCAGTGCAGCGGCGTAATCAGAAAATTATTGAAGAAACCCCGGCGCCATGCCTGCCGGATGTAATCCGGCAAGAGATGCATGAGTGTGCCCGCAGACTGGCGATTTCGGCAGGTTACCGTAACGCGGGAACGGTTGAGTTCCTGTACGACCCTGATGAGCATCGGTTTTATTTTCTTGAGGTGAACACCAGACTTCAAGTGGAGCATGGGGTGACAGAAGAGGTACTTGGCATTGATCTGGTGGAATGGATGGTCAAGGAGGCAGCTCAGGGGAGCGAATCGTTGAACGTTACGTTTCCCTCACCAACAGGACACAGTCTGCAGGTACGTCTGTATGCTGAGGATTGCATGAATGATTTTCGTCCAAGCGATGGACGCATTGATGCTATTCAATGGCCTGATGACGTGCGAATTGAAAGCTGGATTCAGCCTGGATTGAACGTAACTACCTTGTATGATCCGATGCTGGCCAAATTAATTGTGCATGCGAGTACGCGCTTGGAAGCTATAAACAAAATGAAGAATGCTCTTCGTGAACTACGGGTATACGGGGTCACCACCAATCAGGCTTATATTGAAGCATTTCTGGATAACGATGCCTTCGCTAATGGAGAAGTATATACCCGAATGCTTTCGGTCTTTAAACCGACGGAGCACGCGATCGAAGTTCTGGACGGTGGCGTTCAGACGACTGTACAGGATAGTCCCGGCAGAATCGGCTACTGGGATATCGGCGTACCGCCGTCCGGCCCAATGGATCAGCTTGCCTTCCGTATTGGCAACAGACTGCTGGGCAATGACGCAGAAGCGGCTGGACTGGAAATGACGCTGCGTGGGGGAACGTATCGTTTCCGGGATGAAATGACCTTTTGCCTGACAGGAGCAGATATGAAAGCCGAACTGGATGGCGTTCACGTGGAACCCTACACACCGACAATTGCATCTCCTGATGCGGTGCTGACTCTGGGCGAAGCGAAACAGGGAATGCGAACGTACCTGCTCGTATCCGGGGGGCTTGACATGCCGATCACACTTGGCAGCTCAGCAACCTTTACATTGGGGGGATTCGGTGGGCACAGGGGGAGTGCGCTACGAACGGGTGCAGTGCTCTGCGTGCATGAAAGAGAAGGAAATGCTCCGGTTCTGCTTGGTCCGCTCCGTACAGAACGCAGACCACAATACAACAATGAATGGACGATTGGTGTGATACCGGGACCTCATTGTACGGATGAATATGTCCTTCCGGCTTATCTGAATCAGCTTACGGAGACGACATGGGAAGTGCATTTCAACAGTTCCAGAACAGGTGTCCGATTGATTGGTCCGGCCCCGCTGTGGGCAAGAACCGACGGTGGAGATGCAGGACTTCACCCTTCCAACATTCATGACAACGCCTATGCCGTCGGTGCACTGGATCTGACAGGCGATATGCCGATCCTGCTCGGTCCGGATGGTCCCAGTCTTGGTGGTTTTGTCTGTCCGGTGACAACGGCGACCGCTGAATTATGGAAGCTGGGTCAACTCAGCCCTGGTGATAAAGTCCGTTTCAGACTCATTACCGTTGAGGAAGCCGAGCAATTAAGAGCAGAACAGGAGTTGTACCTGCGGGAACTGGACGTTCCGCATGAGTTGCCGGTTTTAGTCGAAACATCAACTGGTGAGTATATGCCGATTTTGGCCCAAGCAGTGGAAGGCAGACGTTTCTCCATTACTGTACGCTGCTCTGGTGATGAAAATATTCTGGTCGAATACGGAGAACGCGAGTTGAACCTGTTATATCGATTCCAGGCATACGTACTTATGGAAGCAATCAAGGAGAATGGAAACATTCCATATATCGAACTGACACCAGGCATTCGCTCTCTGCAGATCCACCTGGATGCTACCCGTATGACGGTAAAAGAAGCGGCAGCACGAATTATGGATCTGGATTTGCAGCTTCCCGAGCTGGAAACGATTGAAGTACCTTCGCGAATTGTCAAATTACCATTGTCGTGGGATGACCCGGCGACGAAGCTCGCCATTGAGCGATATCAGCAAAACGTTAGACCTGATGCACCATGGTGTCCCAGCAACCTGGAGTTCATCCGTCGCATGAATGGACTCGGCTCGCTGGAAGAAGTAGCGGAAATTGTATTCAACGCCTCATATCTCGTCATGGGACTTGGTGACGTGTACCTGGGAGCACCTGTTGCCGTACCACTGGATCCGCGCCACCGGCTCGTAACCACCAAATATAATCCTGCACGGACATGGACTCCGGAAAATGCTGTAGGCATAGGCGGCGCGTACCTCTGCGTGTATGGCATGGAAGGCCCCGGTGGATATCAATTTGTTGGTCGTACCGTGCAAATGTGGAACTCGTTCAGGGAAACAAGCAATTTCGAAGCAGGAAAACCTTGGCTGCTGCAGTTCTTTGATCAGCTTCAATTCTATCCTGTTTCGGAAGCCGAACTGCTGAAAATGCGTGAAGAATTCCCGCGAGGAGGATTCGAACTTCAAGTTGAGGAAACCACATTTCATCTGGGGTCCTATCTGAACTGGTTGCAAACGATTGAGAACGAGTCCGGAACTTTTCGTCAGCAGCAGCAGAGTGCATTCCAGGCTGAACGAAATTACTGGAAGGAACTTGGTATTGCGGAGTATGTATCCGAACCTGAAGCCGCGGCAGCGCTGGAAGAGGTGGAGATGCCGGAAGGGAGTCAGGGCATGAGCAGTTCTATGTCGGGCAGTGTATGGAAGGTACTGGTTGAGCCCGGCCAGGAAGTGCGAAAGGGAGACACTATTATAATAGAAGAAAGTATGAAAATGGAGTTTCCGCAGCTCGCTCCAACAGATGGAATCATAGCTTCCATTTACGTCTCGCCGGGTGATCAGATCAAGTCGGGAGACTGGATTGCTGCCATTATTCCAACGATTAAGGAGGAGGTTGCACGATGA
- a CDS encoding GNAT family N-acetyltransferase: MTIKITKCSREDLRTLQKISIDTFRDTFKDQNTPENMEAYLAKAFHSEQLERELAHPSSDIYFVYFNDELAGYLKVNVNDAQSEKMGEEFLEIERIYIRSQFQNHGLGKHLLNKAIEIAMDKNKSKVWLGVWEKNRKAIAFYTKMGFIQTGAHSFYMGDEEQTDFIMSKTLV; encoded by the coding sequence ATGACAATAAAAATAACAAAGTGCAGTCGTGAAGATCTGCGGACACTCCAAAAAATCAGTATAGACACGTTTCGTGATACATTCAAAGATCAGAATACGCCTGAGAATATGGAGGCATATTTGGCAAAAGCATTTCACTCGGAACAGCTGGAAAGGGAGTTAGCTCATCCATCTTCAGACATTTATTTCGTATATTTCAACGATGAACTTGCTGGCTATTTGAAGGTCAATGTCAATGATGCACAATCCGAGAAAATGGGCGAAGAGTTCCTTGAGATTGAGAGGATCTATATTAGAAGCCAGTTCCAAAACCATGGGCTGGGTAAGCATTTATTGAATAAAGCAATCGAAATAGCGATGGACAAGAACAAAAGCAAAGTATGGCTAGGGGTATGGGAGAAAAACAGGAAGGCAATTGCGTTTTATACCAAGATGGGATTTATCCAGACAGGAGCCCATTCCTTTTATATGGGGGATGAAGAGCAAACCGATTTTATTATGAGTAAAACTCTCGTATAG
- a CDS encoding urea amidolyase associated protein UAAP2, giving the protein MSTFQPVQSPLLTEKALYEKVITAGDGWIHDLLPGQVLRIVDMEGNQAVDTLFYSTEDPSDHYSAVRTITRQGNLYLTTGSTLLAESGRELLRITADTCGRHDTIGGACSAQSNTVRYAHDTLPMHNCRDTFMLMLSQRDEYTKRDLAPNVNFFMNVPVTPEGELTFADGLSAPGRYVELLALAPVTVLISNCPQLNNPCNAYNPTPAKVLIWDAEGVSANV; this is encoded by the coding sequence ATGAGTACATTTCAACCTGTCCAGAGTCCATTACTGACCGAAAAAGCCTTGTATGAGAAAGTCATCACTGCGGGTGATGGCTGGATACATGATTTGCTCCCAGGCCAGGTTCTTCGCATTGTTGATATGGAAGGCAATCAAGCTGTTGATACGCTGTTTTATTCGACGGAGGATCCATCGGATCATTATAGTGCAGTGAGAACGATTACCCGCCAGGGCAATCTGTATTTGACAACAGGTTCAACGCTGCTCGCTGAATCAGGCCGAGAGTTGTTGCGGATTACCGCCGATACCTGCGGCAGGCATGACACCATTGGCGGTGCCTGCTCAGCTCAGAGTAATACCGTCCGCTATGCTCATGATACATTGCCCATGCACAACTGTCGTGACACCTTTATGTTAATGCTGTCTCAGCGAGATGAATATACCAAGCGGGATCTCGCCCCGAACGTCAACTTTTTCATGAACGTGCCAGTGACACCGGAAGGAGAGTTGACCTTCGCTGATGGTCTATCTGCACCGGGGCGCTATGTCGAACTCCTTGCTTTGGCACCGGTAACCGTGCTGATCAGTAACTGCCCGCAGTTAAACAATCCATGTAATGCCTACAACCCAACACCAGCCAAAGTCCTTATATGGGATGCAGAAGGAGTGAGCGCCAATGTTTAA